Proteins encoded by one window of Sulfurospirillum barnesii SES-3:
- a CDS encoding YaiI/YqxD family protein, producing MTIFVDADAFPNVLKDILLRFVLKRGIRTRFIANKKISIPDVAFISMEIAPQGVDEADHLIAFTCNAKDIVITADIPLADRIVSKGAIGLDPRGTLYTPENIKGLLAMRNLMQELRDGGEITGGPSAIGEKEKRAFADALNALLQKCV from the coding sequence ATGACCATCTTTGTTGATGCCGATGCCTTTCCCAATGTGCTCAAAGACATTTTGCTTCGCTTTGTACTAAAGCGAGGCATTCGCACACGCTTTATCGCCAACAAAAAGATTTCTATCCCTGATGTAGCGTTTATTAGCATGGAAATTGCCCCACAAGGCGTGGACGAAGCCGACCACCTCATCGCCTTTACATGTAATGCAAAAGATATTGTCATTACCGCTGATATTCCCTTAGCCGATAGAATTGTAAGCAAGGGAGCCATTGGGCTAGACCCACGTGGCACACTCTACACACCTGAGAACATTAAAGGTTTACTTGCCATGCGAAATTTGATGCAAGAACTTCGTGACGGTGGAGAAATCACAGGAGGACCAAGTGCCATTGGAGAGAAGGAAAAAAGAGCGTTTGCAGATGCCCTAAACGCTCTTTTGCAAAAATGCGTCTAA
- a CDS encoding methyl-accepting chemotaxis protein gives MFATIKRKLILLLVVLIMGFTALGYSLIKSNDDGKMAALRLSQIGKVQSHLFACMMELRGFQLLGKKEHIQGIESHYNETLVNIELLQSSLQSPQNQKTLKDLKEKMSAWYAINTPRIELLKTYGATINTSTFSQEHPKEYENLMRLTKESALLFEVIEKQIVQLENAVRESNFARLDSNKLFAEIILVFVSLIALGLCLIIIRSINHSISKTKDGIEHIRNTKALHVKVETGTKDEMNDIAQMQNLLLEDIKGAMIEAKHNAHENASVAEELSSTSLQIGKRAEEEASIVNETSREAQNISSEIAQTNDDVQTVKEVTTTAQNSLLKAQSILQETLSHLEDTVHVEAQINEKLNQLSQDAEQVKSVLDVIGDIADQTNLLALNAAIEAARAGEHGRGFAVVADEVRKLAERTQKSLIETNATINVIVQSIGDISGEMNQNTKRIQTLSTFSSNVNSQTKDAVSLLSQSVSATERVSIKSKQNMERIQTIIIQKIETINNLSSSNARSVEEIASAAEHLARLSGNLNTTLSQFQTA, from the coding sequence ATGTTTGCAACCATAAAGAGGAAATTGATTTTATTGCTTGTTGTTTTAATCATGGGATTTACGGCATTAGGGTACTCACTGATCAAGTCAAATGATGATGGTAAAATGGCAGCCCTGAGACTTTCACAAATTGGAAAAGTTCAATCACACCTGTTTGCATGTATGATGGAACTACGTGGTTTTCAGCTTTTAGGTAAAAAAGAGCATATTCAAGGAATTGAGTCCCATTATAATGAGACATTAGTCAATATAGAATTACTTCAATCCAGTCTTCAATCGCCCCAAAATCAAAAGACCTTAAAAGATTTAAAAGAAAAAATGAGTGCATGGTATGCCATCAATACACCCCGTATTGAACTGCTTAAAACCTATGGTGCCACGATTAACACCTCAACATTTTCACAAGAACATCCAAAAGAGTATGAAAACTTAATGCGACTAACCAAAGAGTCTGCCCTCTTATTTGAGGTTATTGAGAAACAAATCGTACAACTTGAAAACGCTGTTCGAGAAAGTAATTTTGCCCGTTTAGACAGCAACAAACTCTTTGCTGAGATTATTTTAGTGTTTGTTTCACTCATCGCCTTAGGACTTTGCTTGATTATTATTCGCTCCATCAATCACTCTATTTCAAAAACCAAAGATGGTATCGAACACATACGTAACACGAAAGCTTTACATGTAAAAGTAGAAACAGGGACTAAAGATGAGATGAATGACATCGCACAGATGCAAAACCTCCTTTTAGAAGATATTAAAGGTGCTATGATAGAAGCAAAACACAATGCACATGAAAATGCTTCTGTAGCAGAAGAGCTTTCCAGTACCAGTTTACAAATTGGTAAGCGGGCAGAAGAGGAAGCGTCCATTGTCAATGAGACATCTCGTGAAGCGCAAAATATCTCTTCTGAAATTGCTCAAACTAATGATGATGTCCAAACGGTCAAAGAAGTGACCACCACCGCACAAAATAGCTTACTCAAAGCCCAATCCATTCTGCAAGAAACCCTAAGTCACCTAGAAGATACCGTACACGTTGAAGCGCAAATCAACGAGAAACTCAATCAACTCTCCCAAGATGCAGAACAGGTCAAAAGCGTTTTAGATGTTATTGGCGATATTGCGGATCAAACCAATCTATTAGCCTTGAACGCTGCTATTGAAGCAGCACGGGCAGGTGAGCATGGGCGAGGATTTGCGGTGGTTGCCGATGAAGTACGAAAACTTGCGGAGCGAACACAAAAAAGCCTGATTGAAACCAATGCAACCATTAATGTGATTGTTCAATCCATCGGCGATATTAGCGGTGAAATGAATCAAAATACAAAACGTATTCAAACACTCAGCACCTTTTCGAGCAATGTCAATTCCCAAACAAAAGATGCCGTATCTTTGCTAAGCCAAAGCGTGAGTGCCACAGAGCGTGTTTCCATAAAATCAAAGCAAAATATGGAGCGCATTCAAACCATTATTATTCAAAAAATTGAAACGATTAATAATCTCTCAAGTTCTAATGCAAGAAGTGTTGAAGAAATTGCCTCAGCCGCAGAACATCTAGCCCGCTTATCTGGCAATCTAAACACAACCCTCTCTCAATTTCAAACCGCATAA
- the pstB gene encoding phosphate ABC transporter ATP-binding protein PstB, translated as MKVEVKNLNLFYGEKQALNSINMDIYTKKITALIGPSGCGKSTFLRCINRMNDLVQNCRVEGYIGVDGHDIYDKSIDVVAVRKRVGMVFQQPNPFPKSIYENIAYAPLMHDIVKKGKECDELVEKALKGANLWDEVKDKLKDPGTALSGGQQQRLCIARAIAVEPDVILMDEPTSALDPISTEKIENLMLDLKKNYTIIIVTHNMQQAARIADYTAFFHLGNLIEYSDAKTLFVNPKEKKTEDYITGRFG; from the coding sequence ATTAAAGTAGAAGTCAAAAATCTGAATCTATTCTACGGTGAAAAACAAGCCCTAAATTCTATTAACATGGATATTTATACCAAAAAAATTACTGCACTTATAGGACCTAGTGGTTGTGGAAAATCGACCTTTTTGCGTTGTATCAACCGTATGAATGACTTGGTTCAAAATTGTCGGGTTGAGGGATATATTGGGGTAGATGGCCATGATATTTATGATAAATCCATTGACGTTGTAGCCGTGCGAAAACGAGTGGGGATGGTGTTTCAACAGCCCAATCCCTTTCCTAAGAGCATTTATGAAAATATTGCGTATGCTCCTTTAATGCATGATATTGTTAAAAAAGGCAAAGAGTGTGATGAGCTTGTTGAAAAAGCTCTTAAGGGTGCTAACCTTTGGGACGAGGTCAAAGACAAACTCAAAGATCCAGGAACTGCCCTTTCAGGCGGACAACAACAGCGTTTGTGTATTGCACGTGCGATTGCGGTAGAGCCAGATGTCATTTTGATGGATGAGCCAACCTCTGCGCTTGATCCGATTTCAACCGAGAAGATTGAAAACTTGATGTTAGATTTGAAGAAAAATTACACCATCATCATCGTCACACACAACATGCAACAAGCCGCACGTATTGCGGATTATACAGCGTTTTTCCACCTTGGAAATCTCATCGAATATTCTGATGCTAAAACACTGTTTGTCAATCCAAAAGAGAAGAAAACCGAAGACTACATCACAGGTCGCTTTGGTTGA
- a CDS encoding YkgJ family cysteine cluster protein, with translation MRSTGNYVNIQVENFYFNGCSRCEGACCNGAKGFVASPLILEDFAQVYTHFPILFGIDNERLMAYVLLNDGKGHCRYYENHQCSIYEHRTPACKLYPITPYFEHILVDTDCPGISTHTGKSLCFNGVLQSDFYTKRLEHFAQKREESLAFYAKLYKPEHFQFVGDVSGLKLFIYAKQSDSPYIKMHLDSLKYFWDYFGIKPIKEIRAVS, from the coding sequence ATGCGAAGCACTGGAAATTATGTCAACATTCAGGTAGAAAATTTTTATTTTAACGGATGTTCGAGGTGTGAGGGGGCGTGTTGTAATGGCGCCAAAGGCTTTGTGGCATCGCCACTGATTTTAGAAGATTTTGCACAGGTTTACACCCATTTTCCCATCTTATTTGGCATCGACAATGAGCGTTTAATGGCATACGTGCTTTTAAACGATGGAAAGGGGCATTGCAGGTATTATGAAAACCATCAGTGTAGTATTTACGAGCACCGCACCCCTGCGTGTAAGCTTTATCCCATTACGCCTTATTTTGAGCATATTTTGGTGGATACGGATTGTCCTGGCATTAGCACACATACAGGCAAGAGTCTGTGTTTCAACGGGGTTTTACAGAGCGATTTTTACACGAAGCGTTTGGAACATTTTGCGCAAAAACGAGAGGAGAGTCTTGCGTTTTACGCTAAGCTCTATAAACCTGAGCATTTTCAATTTGTAGGCGATGTCTCAGGCTTGAAGCTTTTTATCTATGCTAAACAAAGTGACTCACCTTACATTAAAATGCATTTAGATTCCCTCAAATACTTCTGGGATTATTTTGGTATTAAACCCATTAAAGAAATTAGAGCCGTTTCGTAA
- the pstC gene encoding phosphate ABC transporter permease subunit PstC, producing MVENFIKGMLLFASLISVMTTFGILLSIIFEALHFFQTQSLSYFLFGTEWAPDTAFLEGAGRSDVHAAQAKFGAVPIFAGTFYITLMAMILAVPVGLLSAIYMSEYATSKVRSQLKPFLEILAGIPTVVYGFFAALTIAPAVVKFFAIFGIEAQYQNALSSGIIMGVMIIPFISSLSDDVISAVPQSMRNGAYALGMNKAETIRFVVLPSAMPGIIASILLAVSRALGETMIVVMAAGLRPNLSWNPLEDMTTVTVKIVESLTGDQEFNNPLTLSAFALGFVLFVVTLIINIVSVSTIRRFHRKYKVSTL from the coding sequence TTGGTTGAAAATTTTATTAAAGGCATGTTGTTATTTGCTTCGTTAATTTCAGTCATGACGACTTTTGGTATTTTACTTTCCATCATCTTTGAAGCTTTGCATTTTTTTCAAACTCAAAGCCTTAGTTATTTTTTATTTGGTACAGAGTGGGCACCTGATACTGCCTTTTTAGAAGGAGCTGGGCGTTCTGATGTTCATGCCGCTCAAGCCAAATTTGGGGCTGTGCCTATTTTTGCAGGAACGTTTTATATTACCCTTATGGCAATGATTTTAGCCGTTCCAGTGGGATTGCTTTCTGCCATTTATATGTCAGAGTATGCAACATCAAAAGTCAGAAGCCAACTTAAGCCGTTTTTAGAGATTTTAGCAGGTATCCCAACGGTTGTGTACGGATTTTTTGCTGCCCTTACCATTGCACCTGCGGTGGTGAAGTTTTTTGCCATCTTTGGCATTGAAGCCCAGTACCAAAATGCACTCTCAAGCGGTATTATTATGGGGGTTATGATTATTCCATTTATCTCTTCACTTTCCGATGATGTTATCAGTGCTGTCCCTCAAAGTATGCGCAATGGTGCGTATGCACTTGGGATGAATAAGGCGGAGACCATTCGGTTTGTTGTGCTTCCATCTGCAATGCCAGGCATTATTGCTTCGATATTATTAGCTGTTTCACGTGCGCTTGGAGAGACAATGATTGTGGTCATGGCAGCGGGACTTCGCCCAAATTTATCATGGAATCCATTGGAAGACATGACAACGGTGACCGTTAAAATTGTTGAATCGCTCACAGGAGATCAAGAGTTTAACAATCCTCTAACCCTCTCAGCCTTTGCACTTGGTTTTGTGCTTTTTGTTGTAACACTGATTATAAACATTGTCTCTGTAAGCACCATTCGACGTTTCCACAGAAAATACAAAGTTTCCACACTTTAA
- the pstA gene encoding phosphate ABC transporter permease PstA → MKDTNENYFYIPQIKRRNQKAALFKFATMAAIAFSISFLVFFLVDIVRAGYPAFSQTYIKIDVAINEEVVENPYGAINAKQLKIISRAWLRDLPNLIKENPSWMNSTQTFWALANSEVDQYLKGKESRTSERDRAYVDELKEKGNVELKFNTIFLTTGDSKIPENSGIYAAVIGSLLTMFVTIVIAFPIGVMTAIYLEEFAPENNLTHVIEVNINNLAAIPSILFGLLGLAIFINFFGVPRSSPLVGGMTLALMSLPVIIVSAKASLKSVPASIRQAGFGLGLTKWQIVRDHVLPVAMPGILTGSIISIARAIGETAPLIIVGMIAFVPDPATSVTQAATVLPAQIFTWAGMPEKAYLERTAAAIVVLLAVLLSLNAVAIYLRKKFERKW, encoded by the coding sequence ATGAAAGATACCAACGAAAACTATTTTTATATACCTCAAATTAAAAGACGTAACCAAAAAGCGGCACTTTTTAAATTTGCCACGATGGCTGCCATTGCTTTTTCGATCTCTTTTTTAGTCTTTTTCCTAGTGGATATTGTCCGTGCGGGGTATCCTGCGTTTTCACAAACGTACATTAAAATAGATGTAGCAATTAATGAAGAGGTTGTTGAAAATCCTTACGGGGCAATTAATGCCAAACAGCTTAAAATTATCAGTCGTGCTTGGCTTAGGGATTTACCAAATCTCATTAAAGAAAATCCCTCATGGATGAATAGCACGCAAACCTTTTGGGCACTTGCCAACTCAGAGGTTGATCAATACCTTAAGGGCAAAGAGTCTCGTACCTCTGAACGTGATCGAGCGTATGTGGATGAACTGAAAGAAAAAGGCAATGTTGAGCTTAAGTTTAATACCATTTTTTTAACCACGGGAGATTCTAAAATTCCTGAAAATTCAGGTATTTATGCGGCGGTTATTGGCTCATTACTTACCATGTTTGTGACCATTGTGATAGCTTTTCCTATCGGGGTGATGACAGCTATTTATTTGGAAGAGTTTGCGCCTGAGAACAATTTAACGCATGTGATCGAGGTGAATATCAATAACCTTGCCGCCATTCCCTCCATTCTTTTTGGTTTGTTGGGCTTAGCAATTTTTATTAACTTTTTTGGAGTTCCTAGAAGCTCTCCTTTGGTGGGTGGTATGACCTTGGCACTGATGAGCTTGCCTGTCATTATTGTGAGTGCGAAAGCCTCTTTAAAATCGGTTCCTGCTAGTATTCGTCAAGCGGGTTTTGGTTTGGGACTGACCAAATGGCAAATTGTAAGAGACCATGTTTTGCCTGTGGCAATGCCTGGAATTTTAACAGGCTCTATTATCTCCATCGCTCGTGCTATTGGTGAAACGGCACCGCTGATTATCGTGGGGATGATAGCCTTTGTTCCCGACCCTGCAACGAGTGTTACACAAGCAGCAACTGTGCTTCCTGCACAAATCTTTACGTGGGCTGGCATGCCTGAGAAAGCTTATTTGGAGCGAACAGCCGCTGCGATTGTTGTGCTCTTGGCAGTCTTGCTCTCCTTAAATGCCGTGGCAATCTATTTACGAAAAAAATTTGAAAGAAAGTGGTAA
- a CDS encoding PstS family phosphate ABC transporter substrate-binding protein: MSAVALLSVAALSVSASARDQIKIVGSSTVYPFTSYVAEEFKAVTGNPTPVVESTGTGGGMKLFCAGDGLDTPDFTNASRPIKADEFEICVKNGVTDITGMMVGFDGIAIAQSKINGEVALSKEHLFLALADEVPGKDGKLMKNPYKTWNEIDAKLPNRKITVYGPPTTSGTRDSFDEMVMEAASKKFDAYGDKKGKYKAIRQDGAFVPAGENDNLIVQKLTKDTAAFGIFGYSFLEENGDKINGATVDGVAPTSENISSGKYPISRSLYIYAKNSHRASVKGMDEFFKLYVDDKMVGQKGVLKTIGLVPMTAEELKKVQAAVLAKTKLTEEMVKKHTILP, translated from the coding sequence ATGAGTGCAGTAGCGCTATTAAGCGTCGCAGCATTAAGCGTTAGTGCTAGTGCAAGAGATCAGATTAAAATTGTTGGATCATCGACAGTGTATCCTTTTACAAGCTATGTAGCAGAAGAGTTTAAAGCCGTAACAGGAAACCCAACACCCGTTGTTGAATCAACAGGAACAGGTGGCGGTATGAAGCTTTTTTGTGCAGGTGATGGTCTTGATACCCCAGATTTTACCAATGCGTCACGCCCAATTAAAGCCGATGAATTTGAAATTTGTGTTAAAAATGGTGTAACTGACATTACTGGAATGATGGTTGGTTTTGATGGTATTGCGATTGCTCAATCAAAAATCAATGGTGAAGTTGCCCTAAGCAAAGAGCACCTTTTCTTAGCGCTTGCAGATGAAGTTCCAGGTAAAGATGGCAAATTGATGAAAAACCCGTATAAAACATGGAATGAAATTGATGCAAAATTGCCAAATAGAAAAATTACAGTTTATGGTCCTCCAACCACATCAGGAACCAGAGATTCATTTGATGAAATGGTCATGGAAGCTGCTTCTAAAAAATTTGATGCGTATGGCGATAAAAAAGGTAAATACAAAGCGATTCGTCAAGATGGCGCATTTGTTCCAGCAGGTGAGAATGATAACTTAATCGTTCAAAAATTGACTAAAGATACTGCAGCGTTTGGTATTTTTGGATACAGCTTCTTAGAAGAAAATGGTGATAAAATCAATGGTGCAACGGTTGATGGCGTTGCTCCAACGTCTGAGAATATCTCAAGCGGAAAATACCCTATCTCACGAAGCCTTTATATTTACGCTAAAAACTCTCACAGAGCAAGCGTTAAAGGGATGGATGAGTTCTTTAAACTTTACGTCGATGACAAAATGGTTGGACAAAAAGGTGTTTTAAAAACCATTGGTTTGGTTCCAATGACAGCTGAAGAGCTTAAAAAAGTTCAAGCAGCGGTTTTGGCTAAAACAAAACTAACCGAAGAAATGGTTAAAAAACATACCATTCTTCCTTAA
- a CDS encoding O-acetylhomoserine aminocarboxypropyltransferase/cysteine synthase family protein translates to MQNSWEIETKTIQCGWEPKNGEPRVLPIYQSTTYKYDNVNEVAMLFDLEASGHMYSRISNPTCEALEAKIAALEGGVGALVTSSGQNASTIAIANICSSGDHFIAIGAIYGGTVSLFTNTLKKMGIEVSLVDASLSKEELKRYFKPNTKALFGETIANPKLDVLDFEKFGALAREMGVPFIVDNTFATPYLCRPLEHGANIVIHSATKYLDGHAISVGGVIVDGGNFDWSNGKFPEFTEPDKSYHGIVYTEKFGNMAYIIKARVQWIRDIGSYLTPMNAFLTNVGMETLHVRMDRHCENAYNLAQFLSAHPNVAWVNYPALSTHKDYNLMLKYLKGASGVLSFGVKGGRAEGEKVMNALKLAAIVVHVADVRTGVLHPASMTHRQLSEEEQRQAGVTPDLIRVSVGIEHIDDIIADFNHALNSI, encoded by the coding sequence ATGCAAAACTCTTGGGAAATAGAAACCAAAACCATTCAATGCGGATGGGAACCTAAAAACGGTGAACCTCGTGTTTTACCCATCTATCAAAGTACCACATACAAATATGATAATGTCAATGAAGTTGCGATGCTTTTTGATTTGGAAGCTTCTGGGCATATGTACTCACGCATCTCCAATCCAACGTGTGAAGCACTGGAAGCTAAAATTGCCGCACTCGAGGGCGGTGTGGGAGCTTTGGTGACCTCTTCAGGGCAAAACGCTTCCACTATTGCCATTGCCAATATCTGCTCTAGCGGAGACCATTTTATAGCCATTGGCGCCATTTATGGTGGAACCGTCTCTTTGTTCACCAATACGCTTAAAAAAATGGGCATTGAGGTGAGCTTAGTGGATGCAAGCCTCTCCAAAGAAGAGCTTAAGCGCTATTTTAAACCCAACACCAAAGCGCTTTTTGGCGAAACCATTGCCAATCCAAAACTGGATGTTTTAGATTTTGAAAAATTTGGCGCATTGGCTCGTGAAATGGGCGTTCCTTTTATTGTCGATAACACCTTTGCAACACCTTACTTATGCCGTCCTTTAGAACACGGTGCCAACATTGTCATTCACTCTGCGACCAAATACCTTGATGGGCATGCCATTAGCGTCGGTGGTGTGATTGTGGATGGCGGAAATTTTGATTGGAGTAATGGCAAATTCCCTGAATTTACAGAACCTGATAAGAGCTATCATGGCATTGTCTACACGGAGAAATTTGGTAACATGGCATACATCATTAAAGCCAGAGTGCAGTGGATTCGTGACATTGGCTCGTACCTCACACCCATGAATGCGTTTTTGACCAATGTGGGCATGGAGACTTTACATGTAAGAATGGACAGACACTGTGAAAATGCCTACAATTTAGCACAATTTTTAAGCGCACATCCCAATGTTGCATGGGTCAATTACCCTGCCCTTAGCACCCATAAAGATTACAATTTAATGCTCAAATACCTCAAAGGCGCAAGTGGTGTGCTGAGTTTTGGTGTTAAAGGAGGACGTGCAGAGGGTGAAAAAGTGATGAATGCCCTCAAACTGGCTGCGATTGTGGTACATGTTGCAGACGTACGCACAGGTGTGTTGCATCCTGCAAGTATGACCCATCGACAATTAAGCGAAGAAGAGCAACGTCAAGCAGGTGTTACACCTGATTTAATTCGGGTCAGTGTGGGAATTGAACATATTGATGATATTATTGCCGATTTTAATCACGCACTTAATTCCATTTAA
- a CDS encoding inorganic phosphate transporter gives MEIQSIKDVRNVKGFGINDFMKLVGCVIFVLLVIWYVSTLSSEIPNKNILIIAAIFGGYMAINIGANDVANNVGPTVGAQAVTIFGAVIIAAIFEAAGALIAGGNVVSTIKNGIIDTKMLNDTNAFIWLMMASLLAGAVWLNLATAFGAPVSTTHAIVGSIAGAGMASAGFDVVQWPKLGEIVFSWVLSPFLGGVVAAGFLMFIKKSVIYQEDMQEAAKRVIPWMIAIMTWSFGTYIILKGAKQLIHMNFLNAAGISFILAIATYFLVKASLHRSESLENTRASINQFFNIPLIFSAALLSFAHGANDVANAIGPLAAIYDALFTGGISTKAGIPVWVMLVGAGGIVVGLSLYGPKLIKTVGSEITELDQIRAFCVAISAALTVIIASQLGLPVSSTHIAVGAVFGVGFLREYLMKNRVRETEEDFKQRKLDEEMNKLEEYKHALESLGKLKSVDPLLVKTLMGKINDEKAIIKNIYEGELELSKIEKKALKAVRKHELVKRSALKMILAAWLITVPASALLSAIFYFMIRGMLL, from the coding sequence ATGGAGATTCAATCCATCAAAGATGTGAGAAATGTTAAGGGCTTTGGTATCAATGACTTTATGAAGCTTGTTGGGTGTGTTATTTTTGTCCTCCTTGTTATTTGGTATGTCTCAACCCTCTCTAGTGAAATTCCCAATAAAAATATTTTAATTATTGCGGCGATTTTTGGCGGCTACATGGCAATCAATATTGGCGCAAATGACGTTGCTAACAACGTAGGACCTACGGTTGGGGCACAAGCTGTGACTATTTTTGGGGCGGTGATTATTGCGGCAATTTTTGAAGCAGCAGGTGCACTCATTGCAGGCGGGAATGTTGTCAGTACCATTAAAAATGGCATTATTGATACCAAAATGCTCAATGACACCAATGCGTTTATTTGGTTGATGATGGCATCCTTGCTGGCAGGGGCGGTTTGGCTAAACCTTGCCACGGCCTTTGGCGCACCTGTTTCAACCACGCATGCCATTGTAGGAAGCATTGCAGGGGCGGGTATGGCATCGGCTGGTTTTGATGTGGTACAGTGGCCAAAGCTAGGAGAAATCGTTTTTAGCTGGGTACTCTCTCCGTTTTTAGGAGGCGTTGTTGCTGCTGGTTTTTTGATGTTTATTAAAAAAAGTGTTATTTATCAAGAGGATATGCAAGAAGCTGCCAAAAGAGTTATCCCATGGATGATTGCCATTATGACGTGGTCTTTTGGAACATACATCATTCTTAAAGGGGCTAAACAGCTTATTCATATGAATTTTCTCAATGCCGCTGGCATTAGCTTTATTTTAGCCATTGCCACCTATTTCCTCGTAAAAGCATCCTTGCACCGTAGTGAATCGCTTGAAAACACTCGTGCGTCGATTAATCAATTTTTTAATATTCCGCTTATCTTCTCAGCAGCCCTTCTTAGCTTCGCACACGGTGCAAACGATGTCGCAAATGCCATTGGTCCCTTAGCCGCCATTTACGATGCGCTCTTTACAGGAGGAATCTCCACAAAAGCAGGTATTCCCGTGTGGGTCATGTTGGTAGGTGCTGGCGGTATCGTGGTGGGATTATCATTGTATGGCCCTAAACTGATTAAAACCGTGGGCAGTGAGATTACTGAACTTGACCAAATTCGTGCCTTTTGTGTTGCCATTTCTGCGGCACTGACCGTCATTATTGCCTCACAATTAGGATTACCTGTAAGTTCCACACACATTGCAGTGGGTGCGGTTTTTGGGGTGGGTTTTTTACGTGAATATTTGATGAAAAACCGTGTCAGAGAAACCGAAGAAGATTTTAAACAACGTAAACTTGATGAAGAGATGAATAAACTCGAAGAGTACAAACATGCTTTAGAATCGCTCGGAAAACTCAAAAGTGTCGACCCTCTTTTGGTAAAAACACTTATGGGGAAAATTAATGATGAAAAAGCTATTATAAAAAATATTTATGAAGGGGAGTTGGAGCTGAGTAAAATTGAGAAAAAAGCGCTTAAAGCGGTGCGTAAACACGAACTGGTGAAACGCTCTGCCCTTAAAATGATTTTGGCCGCATGGCTCATTACTGTTCCTGCTTCTGCTTTGTTATCTGCAATTTTTTATTTTATGATTCGAGGTATGTTACTCTAG
- a CDS encoding DEAD/DEAH box helicase: protein MLFSDLNLNASLLKAVQEEGYTTPTPVQEKAIPFILQGRDMLAGAQTGTGKTAGFTLPILELLSAKPRNKAKPALRVLILTPTRELAAQVGESVQTYGKYLPFKSAVIFGGVGIHPQIQTLKNGVDILVATPGRLLDHVSQGTINLKEIDTFVLDEADRMLDMGFIKDIRKVIALLPSKRQNLLFSATYSDEIKKLCESILKNPAVVEVARRNTSSELVNQRVIIVDCKRKTALLGKLIQEQKWEQVLVFTRTKHHANKVSEYLNKIGISSSAIHGNKSQGARTKALADFKGGSIKVLVATDIAARGLDIDQLPHVVNLELPNIAEDYVHRIGRTGRAGNNGEAISLVCVDEFEYLKGIEKLIKRSFEHEIIEGFEPDPSIKAVPIQQGRGAKPQGQPKRRDNAPREYVEKRREKKR, encoded by the coding sequence ATGTTATTTTCAGATTTAAACCTTAACGCCTCTTTGTTAAAAGCCGTGCAAGAAGAAGGCTACACGACCCCAACACCTGTGCAAGAAAAAGCCATTCCCTTCATTTTACAGGGGCGTGATATGCTAGCAGGTGCCCAAACAGGTACAGGAAAAACTGCTGGTTTTACCTTGCCAATTTTAGAACTTCTATCGGCTAAACCACGTAATAAAGCCAAACCTGCTCTTCGGGTGCTCATCTTAACCCCTACACGAGAACTGGCCGCACAAGTGGGCGAGAGTGTGCAAACGTACGGGAAGTATTTACCGTTTAAAAGTGCGGTTATTTTTGGAGGCGTGGGCATTCATCCGCAAATTCAAACGCTAAAAAATGGTGTGGATATTTTGGTGGCAACCCCTGGTCGTTTACTTGACCACGTCTCACAAGGAACCATTAACCTCAAAGAGATTGATACCTTTGTACTGGATGAAGCAGATAGAATGCTTGATATGGGCTTTATCAAAGACATTCGCAAAGTCATTGCCCTGCTTCCCTCTAAACGTCAAAACCTTCTTTTTTCGGCTACCTATTCGGATGAGATAAAAAAGCTCTGTGAGTCCATTTTAAAAAATCCAGCCGTGGTGGAAGTAGCACGCCGTAACACCTCAAGTGAACTGGTCAATCAGCGTGTCATCATTGTGGATTGTAAGCGAAAAACAGCTCTTTTAGGCAAACTGATTCAAGAACAAAAATGGGAACAAGTACTGGTGTTTACTCGCACCAAACACCATGCCAATAAAGTCTCTGAATACCTCAACAAAATAGGCATTAGCTCATCGGCAATTCATGGCAATAAAAGTCAAGGTGCTCGTACCAAAGCCTTGGCTGATTTTAAAGGTGGCAGCATTAAAGTGCTGGTCGCAACCGATATTGCCGCACGAGGACTGGACATTGACCAATTGCCTCATGTTGTGAATTTAGAACTGCCCAACATTGCTGAAGATTACGTGCACCGCATTGGACGAACAGGACGGGCTGGTAACAATGGTGAAGCCATTTCCCTCGTGTGTGTCGATGAATTTGAGTATTTAAAAGGGATTGAAAAGCTCATTAAACGCTCGTTTGAGCATGAAATTATTGAAGGCTTTGAGCCAGACCCTAGCATTAAAGCCGTGCCCATTCAGCAAGGAAGAGGCGCTAAACCTCAGGGACAACCCAAACGCCGTGATAATGCACCTCGTGAATACGTTGAAAAAAGAAGAGAAAAAAAGCGATGA